In Pseudomonas fluorescens, a genomic segment contains:
- the hemH gene encoding ferrochelatase, producing the protein MTDHALLLVNLGSPASTSVADVRSYLNQFLMDPYVIDLPWPVRRLLVSLILIKRPEQSAHAYASIWWDEGSPLVVLSRRLQQQMTAQWTQGPVELAMRYGEPSLETTLTRLAAQGIQNVTLAPLYPQFADSTVTTVIEEARRVVRDKKLNVQFSILQPFYDQAEYLDALAASARPYIEEHYDHLLLSFHGLPERHLKKLDPTGAHCFKDADCCKNASPEVLATCYRAQCFSVARDFAERLGLPDGKWSVAFQSRLGRAKWIEPYTEARLEALAQQGVKKLLVMCPAFVADCIETLEEIGDRGSEQFREAGGEELVLVPCLNDSEQWAVALNTLCERAPVAL; encoded by the coding sequence ATGACGGATCACGCGTTGTTACTGGTCAACCTGGGGTCACCGGCGTCTACTTCGGTGGCCGATGTGCGCAGCTACCTCAATCAGTTTTTGATGGACCCTTATGTGATCGACCTGCCATGGCCGGTGCGGCGCCTGTTGGTGTCGCTGATCCTGATCAAGCGTCCTGAGCAGTCGGCCCATGCCTATGCCTCGATCTGGTGGGACGAGGGCTCGCCGCTGGTGGTGCTCAGCCGGCGCCTGCAACAGCAGATGACTGCGCAGTGGACCCAGGGTCCGGTGGAGCTGGCGATGCGCTATGGCGAGCCGTCCCTGGAAACCACCCTGACTCGCCTGGCCGCCCAGGGTATTCAGAACGTCACCCTGGCGCCGTTGTACCCGCAGTTTGCCGACAGCACCGTGACCACGGTGATCGAAGAGGCCCGGCGGGTGGTGCGCGATAAGAAGCTCAACGTGCAATTCTCGATCCTGCAACCGTTCTACGATCAGGCGGAATACCTCGACGCGCTGGCGGCCAGTGCTCGACCTTATATAGAAGAGCACTACGATCACTTGCTGCTGAGTTTCCACGGCCTGCCCGAGCGTCATCTGAAAAAGCTCGACCCCACTGGCGCGCATTGTTTCAAGGATGCCGATTGCTGCAAGAACGCCTCGCCTGAGGTGCTCGCCACCTGCTACCGCGCGCAGTGCTTCAGCGTTGCCCGGGATTTCGCCGAACGCCTGGGCTTGCCGGATGGCAAGTGGTCGGTGGCCTTCCAGTCGCGCCTGGGCCGTGCGAAGTGGATCGAACCCTACACCGAGGCACGCCTTGAGGCGTTGGCCCAGCAAGGGGTGAAAAAGTTGCTGGTGATGTGCCCGGCGTTTGTCGCCGATTGCATCGAGACGCTGGAAGAAATCGGCGATCGCGGCAGCGAGCAGTTCCGCGAAGCGGGGGGCGAGGAGTTGGTGCTGGTGCCGTGCCTGAATGACAGCGAGCAGTGGGCGGTGGCGCTCAATACCCTGTGCGAGCGGGCGCCCGTTGCACTGTAA
- a CDS encoding TonB-dependent siderophore receptor, whose product MPSRKLAPLAGLALGLLLDPAAAEENTVELETISVTTDAYESATGPVKGYRATRSASATKTDTALRDIPQSISVIPASVLTDLGSTNVERALEFAGGVSKQNNFGGLTLYEYSVRGFTTSEFYQDGFSANRGYPSTPDAANIERIEVLKGPAASLYGRGDPGGTVNIVTKKPQPEAFTTLQTSAGSWDRYRTAVDVNTPLDSEGNLLSRINLAVEDNHSFRDHVQSKRVFVAPSFSWQLDPDTRLLVESEFVRHSSTFDRGIVDAPGVSRSTFLGEPNDGDIDNHNNRIQATLEHHLNDAWKLRLASHYKQGSLWGDASENRALNTDSHTVDRRYRERSMGWHDSITQLELRGLFDIGSWQHELLIGTEYEDYRKKERVTAIAGSRYTIDLYNPVYGQPKPNGARSGTDFFEQTKSQALNLQDQILFTDRLRGMIGARVEHFEQSTDDFTRNHTKSRQTHTALTQRAGLLYQLTPELGVFANASTSFKPNSGLDIDGKSFKPEEGVGYEAGIKSELFDERLSATLAAFHIEKENVLALDPTTNTNRAMGKARSQGFDLQVTGQVTDAVRVIGALAYIDAEVTKGDKTIPTGSRMLGVAKRSGSLLGVYEFQDGALRGSDLGAALTYVGDRSGEAGGRFELPAYHTVDLLAHYKATDNVTVGLNLNNLFDEKYYERSYSSYWVNPGEPRNFTVSLTLNL is encoded by the coding sequence ATGCCGTCTCGAAAACTTGCCCCCTTGGCTGGCCTGGCCTTGGGTTTGCTGCTCGACCCCGCCGCCGCTGAAGAAAACACCGTTGAACTGGAGACCATCAGCGTCACTACCGACGCCTACGAATCCGCCACCGGCCCGGTCAAAGGCTACCGTGCCACCCGCTCTGCCAGCGCGACCAAAACCGACACCGCCCTTCGCGACATCCCACAGTCCATCAGCGTGATTCCCGCCTCGGTACTCACGGACCTGGGCAGCACCAACGTGGAACGCGCCCTGGAGTTTGCCGGCGGTGTGTCCAAGCAGAACAACTTTGGCGGCCTTACGCTCTACGAATACAGCGTGCGCGGCTTCACCACTTCGGAGTTCTACCAGGACGGCTTCAGCGCCAACCGGGGCTACCCAAGCACACCGGACGCGGCCAATATCGAACGTATCGAAGTGCTCAAAGGCCCGGCCGCCAGCCTGTATGGTCGCGGCGATCCCGGCGGCACTGTGAATATCGTCACCAAAAAGCCTCAGCCTGAAGCCTTCACCACCCTGCAAACCAGCGCCGGCAGTTGGGACCGTTATCGCACCGCTGTCGACGTCAATACGCCGCTGGACAGCGAGGGCAACCTGCTGTCGCGGATCAACCTGGCGGTGGAGGACAACCACAGCTTCCGCGATCACGTCCAGAGCAAGCGCGTATTTGTCGCGCCCTCATTCAGCTGGCAGCTTGACCCGGACACCCGCTTGCTGGTGGAAAGCGAATTCGTACGCCACAGTTCCACCTTCGACCGCGGCATCGTCGACGCCCCAGGCGTATCGCGCTCCACCTTCCTCGGCGAACCCAACGACGGCGATATTGATAACCACAACAACCGCATCCAGGCCACCCTTGAGCACCACCTCAACGATGCCTGGAAACTGCGCCTGGCCAGCCACTACAAACAAGGGAGCCTGTGGGGCGATGCATCGGAAAACCGTGCGCTGAATACCGACAGCCACACGGTTGATCGCCGCTACCGCGAACGCTCCATGGGCTGGCATGACAGCATTACCCAGCTTGAGCTCCGGGGATTGTTCGATATCGGCAGTTGGCAGCATGAATTGTTGATCGGTACCGAATACGAGGACTACCGCAAGAAGGAGCGCGTGACCGCAATTGCCGGCAGCCGCTACACCATCGACCTCTACAACCCGGTCTACGGTCAGCCCAAACCCAACGGCGCACGCTCCGGTACCGACTTCTTCGAACAGACCAAAAGCCAGGCGCTGAACCTGCAAGACCAGATCCTCTTCACCGACCGCCTGCGCGGCATGATCGGCGCACGCGTGGAGCATTTCGAACAAAGCACCGACGACTTCACCCGCAACCACACCAAGAGCCGACAGACCCACACTGCCCTTACCCAACGCGCCGGCCTGCTCTATCAGCTCACGCCTGAACTCGGCGTGTTCGCCAACGCCTCGACGTCGTTCAAGCCCAACAGCGGTCTGGATATCGACGGTAAATCCTTCAAGCCGGAGGAAGGTGTGGGGTATGAAGCGGGGATCAAGAGCGAGCTGTTCGACGAACGCCTCAGCGCCACCCTCGCCGCTTTTCACATCGAGAAGGAAAACGTGTTGGCCCTGGACCCGACCACCAACACCAACCGCGCCATGGGCAAGGCACGCAGCCAGGGCTTTGATCTGCAAGTGACCGGGCAGGTGACCGACGCGGTGCGCGTGATTGGCGCCCTCGCCTACATCGACGCCGAAGTGACCAAGGGTGACAAAACCATCCCGACTGGCAGCCGCATGCTCGGCGTAGCCAAGCGCAGCGGCAGTCTGTTGGGCGTGTATGAATTCCAGGATGGGGCATTGCGCGGTTCAGACCTGGGTGCGGCCCTCACCTACGTGGGTGATCGCTCGGGTGAAGCCGGTGGCCGCTTCGAGCTGCCCGCCTACCACACCGTCGACCTGCTCGCGCATTACAAGGCCACGGACAACGTCACCGTGGGGCTCAACCTGAACAACTTGTTTGATGAGAAATACTACGAGCGGTCCTACAGCAGCTATTGGGTCAATCCAGGTGAGCCGCGCAACTTCACCGTGAGCCTGACCCTCAACCTGTAA
- a CDS encoding Nif3-like dinuclear metal center hexameric protein encodes MAVALSTLVEEADRYLGSARIADYCPNGLQVEGRPQVMRIVSGVTASQALLDAAVEAQADLVLVHHGYFWKGENPCVTGMKQRRLKTLLKHDISLLAYHLPLDLHADVGNNVQLARQLDITVEGPLDPDNLKIVGLVGSLAEPLSPRDFARRVQDVMGREPLLIEGSEMIRRVGWCTGGGQGYIDQAIAAGVDLFLSGEASEQTFHSARENDISFIAAGHHATERYGVQALGDYLARRFALEHLFIDCPNPI; translated from the coding sequence ATGGCCGTTGCTTTGAGCACCCTCGTCGAGGAAGCGGACCGCTACCTTGGCAGCGCAAGAATTGCCGATTACTGCCCCAATGGCCTGCAGGTAGAGGGGCGTCCGCAAGTGATGCGCATCGTCAGCGGCGTGACCGCCAGCCAGGCATTGCTGGATGCTGCCGTCGAGGCGCAGGCCGACCTGGTGCTGGTGCACCACGGGTATTTCTGGAAGGGCGAGAACCCCTGCGTCACCGGCATGAAGCAACGCCGCCTGAAAACCCTGCTCAAGCACGACATCAGCCTGCTGGCCTATCACCTGCCGCTGGACCTGCACGCAGACGTCGGCAATAACGTGCAACTGGCGCGTCAACTGGACATCACCGTCGAAGGCCCACTGGACCCCGACAACCTCAAGATCGTCGGCCTGGTCGGTTCCCTGGCCGAACCCCTGTCGCCCCGCGATTTCGCCCGACGCGTGCAGGATGTCATGGGCCGTGAGCCCCTGTTGATCGAAGGCAGCGAGATGATCCGCCGCGTCGGTTGGTGCACGGGCGGCGGCCAGGGCTATATCGACCAGGCGATTGCCGCCGGTGTCGACTTGTTCCTGAGCGGCGAAGCCTCCGAGCAGACCTTCCACAGCGCGCGGGAAAACGACATCAGCTTTATCGCGGCCGGCCATCACGCCACCGAGCGCTATGGTGTGCAGGCGCTGGGCGATTACCTGGCGCGGCGTTTCGCCCTGGAGCACCTGTTCATCGATTGCCCCAACCCGATCTGA
- the cysD gene encoding sulfate adenylyltransferase subunit CysD: MVDKLTHLKQLEAESIHIIREVAAEFDNPVMLYSIGKDSAVMLHLARKAFFPGKLPFPVMHVDTQWKFQEMYRFRDRMVEELGLELITHVNPDGVAQGINPFTHGSAKHTDIMKTEGLKQALDKYGFDAAFGGARRDEEKSRAKERVYSFRDSKHRWDPKNQRPELWNVYNGNVNKGESIRVFPLSNWTELDIWQYIYLEGIPIVPLYFAAERDVIEKNGTLIMIDDDRILEHLSDEDKARIVKKKVRFRTLGCYPLTGAVESEAETLTDIIQEMLLTRTSERQGRVIDHDGAGSMEDKKRQGYF, from the coding sequence ATGGTCGACAAACTGACGCATCTGAAACAGCTGGAGGCGGAAAGCATCCACATCATCCGCGAGGTCGCCGCCGAGTTCGACAACCCGGTGATGCTCTACTCGATCGGTAAAGACTCCGCCGTGATGCTGCACCTGGCACGCAAGGCGTTCTTCCCGGGCAAGCTGCCGTTCCCGGTGATGCACGTCGACACCCAGTGGAAGTTCCAGGAAATGTACCGGTTCCGCGACCGCATGGTTGAAGAGCTGGGCCTGGAGTTGATCACCCATGTCAACCCGGACGGCGTGGCGCAGGGCATCAACCCGTTTACCCACGGCAGTGCCAAGCACACCGACATCATGAAGACCGAGGGCCTCAAGCAGGCTCTGGACAAATATGGTTTCGACGCAGCCTTTGGCGGTGCCCGTCGCGATGAAGAGAAATCCCGTGCCAAAGAGCGCGTGTACTCGTTCCGTGACAGCAAGCACCGCTGGGACCCGAAGAACCAGCGCCCGGAGTTGTGGAACGTCTACAACGGCAACGTCAACAAGGGCGAGTCGATCCGTGTGTTCCCGCTGTCCAACTGGACCGAGCTGGATATCTGGCAGTACATCTACCTGGAAGGTATCCCGATCGTGCCGCTGTACTTCGCCGCCGAGCGCGACGTGATCGAGAAGAACGGCACGCTGATCATGATCGACGACGACCGCATCCTTGAGCACTTGTCCGACGAAGACAAAGCCCGCATCGTCAAAAAGAAAGTACGTTTCCGTACCCTTGGCTGCTACCCGTTGACGGGCGCGGTGGAGTCCGAAGCCGAGACGCTGACGGACATCATTCAGGAAATGCTCCTGACGCGAACTTCCGAGCGCCAGGGCCGGGTCATCGACCACGATGGCGCAGGCTCGATGGAAGACAAGAAACGTCAGGGTTATTTCTAA
- the pta gene encoding phosphate acetyltransferase produces MQTFFIAPTDFGVGLTSISLGLVRTLERAGLKVGFFKPIAQPHPGDTGPERSTELVARTHGLKPPQPLGLAHVERMLGDGQLDELLEEIITLYQQAAVGKDVLIVEGMVPTRSASYAARVNLHLAKSLDAEVILVSAPENEVLTELSGRVELQAQLFGGPKDPKVLGVILNKVRTDESMEAFSARLKEHSPLLRSGDFRLLGCIPYQPELNAPRTRDVADLMGAQILNAGDYETRRMTKIIICARTMRNTVELLKPGVLVVTPGDRDDIILAVSLAAINGVPLAGLLLTSDTLPDPRIMDLCRGAFQAGLPVLSVSTGSYETANLLNNLNKEIPIDDRERAEIITDFVASHLDARWLHQRCGTPREMRLSPAVFRYQLIQRAQAANKRIVLPEGSEPLTVQAAAICQARGIARCVLLAKPADVEAVARAQGIELPEGLEILDPDLIRQRYVEPMVALRKSKSLNAPMAEQQLEDTVVIATMMLALDEVDGLVSGVIHSTANTIRPALQLIKTAPGCTLVSSVFFMLFPEQVLVYGDCVMNPHPSAAELAEIALQSAESAAAFGITPRVAMISYSSGDSASGEEVEKVREATLLAHEQQSSLLIDGPLQYDAAANENVARQLAPDSLVAGKATVFVFPDLNTGNTTHKAVQRSADCVSLGPMLQGLRKPVNDLPRGAQVDDIVYTIALTAIQAANRPMDI; encoded by the coding sequence ATGCAGACTTTTTTTATCGCGCCCACCGATTTTGGTGTGGGTCTGACCTCCATCAGCCTCGGGCTGGTGCGTACCCTTGAGCGGGCCGGGCTGAAAGTCGGGTTCTTCAAGCCGATTGCCCAGCCGCACCCCGGCGATACCGGCCCCGAGCGTTCCACCGAACTGGTGGCCCGCACCCACGGCCTGAAACCGCCCCAACCTCTCGGCCTGGCCCACGTAGAGCGCATGCTCGGCGATGGCCAGCTCGACGAGTTGCTTGAAGAAATCATCACCCTTTACCAACAGGCTGCCGTGGGCAAGGACGTGCTGATCGTCGAAGGCATGGTGCCGACCCGCAGCGCCAGCTACGCGGCCCGGGTCAACCTGCACCTGGCCAAGAGCCTGGATGCGGAGGTGATCCTGGTTTCCGCTCCAGAAAATGAAGTACTCACCGAACTCTCCGGCCGCGTGGAATTGCAGGCCCAGTTGTTCGGTGGCCCGAAAGACCCGAAAGTCCTCGGCGTGATCCTGAATAAGGTGCGCACCGACGAAAGCATGGAGGCCTTCTCGGCCCGCCTGAAAGAACATTCGCCGTTATTGCGCAGCGGCGATTTCCGCCTGCTGGGCTGCATCCCCTACCAGCCGGAACTCAACGCGCCGCGCACCCGCGACGTGGCCGACCTGATGGGCGCGCAAATCCTCAATGCCGGCGACTACGAAACCCGGCGCATGACCAAGATCATCATCTGCGCGCGCACCATGCGTAACACCGTGGAGCTGCTCAAGCCCGGGGTACTGGTGGTAACCCCCGGCGACCGTGACGACATCATCCTCGCCGTCAGCCTGGCCGCGATCAACGGCGTGCCCCTGGCCGGCCTGCTGCTGACCAGCGATACCCTGCCCGACCCGCGCATCATGGATCTGTGCCGCGGCGCGTTCCAGGCTGGGCTGCCGGTTTTGTCGGTGAGTACCGGTTCCTACGAAACCGCCAACCTGCTCAACAACCTCAACAAGGAAATCCCCATCGATGACCGCGAGCGCGCGGAGATCATCACCGATTTCGTCGCCAGCCACCTCGATGCGCGCTGGCTGCACCAGCGTTGCGGCACGCCACGGGAGATGCGCCTGTCGCCGGCGGTGTTCCGCTACCAACTGATCCAACGCGCCCAGGCGGCCAACAAACGCATTGTGCTGCCCGAGGGCAGCGAGCCATTGACCGTCCAAGCCGCCGCCATCTGCCAGGCCCGGGGCATCGCCCGCTGTGTGCTGCTGGCCAAGCCGGCTGACGTGGAAGCGGTCGCCCGCGCCCAAGGCATTGAATTGCCCGAAGGCCTGGAGATTCTCGACCCGGACCTGATCCGCCAACGCTATGTCGAGCCGATGGTGGCGTTGCGCAAGAGCAAAAGCCTCAACGCACCGATGGCCGAGCAGCAACTGGAAGACACCGTGGTAATCGCCACCATGATGCTGGCCCTGGACGAAGTGGACGGCCTGGTTTCCGGGGTTATCCACTCCACCGCCAACACTATTCGCCCGGCCCTGCAACTGATCAAGACCGCGCCGGGCTGCACCTTGGTGTCGTCAGTGTTCTTCATGCTGTTCCCCGAACAAGTGCTGGTGTACGGCGACTGCGTGATGAACCCGCACCCAAGCGCTGCCGAGCTGGCGGAAATCGCCCTGCAAAGCGCTGAATCGGCGGCCGCGTTCGGTATCACCCCGCGGGTGGCGATGATCAGCTATTCCAGCGGTGACTCGGCCAGCGGCGAAGAAGTGGAAAAAGTCCGCGAAGCCACCCTGCTCGCCCACGAACAGCAAAGCTCGCTGCTGATCGACGGCCCGTTGCAATACGACGCCGCCGCCAACGAAAACGTCGCCCGGCAACTGGCGCCCGACAGCCTGGTAGCCGGCAAGGCCACCGTGTTCGTATTCCCCGACCTGAACACCGGCAACACCACCCACAAGGCGGTACAACGCAGCGCCGATTGCGTCAGCCTGGGGCCGATGCTCCAAGGCCTGCGCAAGCCGGTGAATGACCTGCCGCGCGGCGCCCAAGTGGATGACATCGTGTACACCATCGCCCTGACGGCGATTCAAGCCGCCAACCGACCTATGGATATCTAA
- a CDS encoding acyltransferase, translated as MLDFLPAAARGVIASLLLALNTILLCSFLFVVALFKALPFAKRFSEWLMNHTHEAWVTNNKGWMNLVRRTRWHLKGLEGLDYQHSYLVTSNHQSWVDIMVLQYVLNRRIRPLKFFLKQELIWVPVIGLAWWALGFPFMKRYTKAYLEKHPEKKGKDLETTRKTCAKFRDNPVGIFNFAEGTRFTPGKHAQQNSPFRYLLKPKAGGIAFVLDAMGEQLKSLVNVTIHYPAGRPGYWDLLCGNVQDVVVQFEEVPIPAEFIGKNYEQDGEYRTAFQGWINTLWEDKDALLDRLHTEYPDKH; from the coding sequence ATGCTGGATTTTCTACCTGCCGCCGCGCGCGGGGTGATCGCTTCGCTGTTGTTGGCGCTGAATACGATCCTGTTGTGTTCGTTCCTGTTTGTCGTCGCGCTGTTCAAGGCGCTGCCGTTCGCCAAGCGCTTCAGCGAGTGGCTGATGAACCACACCCATGAAGCCTGGGTCACCAACAACAAGGGTTGGATGAACCTGGTGCGCCGCACCCGTTGGCACCTTAAAGGCCTTGAAGGCCTGGACTACCAGCACTCGTACCTGGTGACCAGCAACCACCAGAGCTGGGTCGACATCATGGTGCTGCAATACGTGCTCAATCGACGGATTCGCCCGCTCAAGTTTTTCCTCAAGCAGGAGCTCATCTGGGTGCCGGTGATTGGCCTGGCATGGTGGGCGCTGGGTTTTCCTTTCATGAAGCGCTACACCAAGGCCTACCTGGAAAAACACCCGGAGAAGAAAGGCAAAGACCTGGAAACCACCCGCAAGACCTGCGCGAAGTTTCGTGACAACCCGGTAGGTATTTTCAACTTTGCCGAAGGCACGCGCTTTACGCCAGGCAAGCACGCGCAGCAGAACTCGCCGTTTCGCTACCTGCTCAAGCCAAAGGCTGGTGGTATCGCATTTGTCCTGGATGCCATGGGTGAACAGTTGAAGTCACTGGTCAACGTGACCATCCACTATCCCGCCGGACGCCCAGGATATTGGGACTTGCTGTGCGGGAATGTGCAGGACGTGGTGGTGCAGTTTGAAGAGGTGCCGATTCCGGCCGAGTTCATTGGCAAGAATTATGAGCAGGATGGGGAATACAGGACGGCGTTCCAGGGTTGGATCAACACGCTATGGGAAGACAAGGATGCGCTGCTGGACAGGCTCCACACCGAATACCCAGACAAACATTGA
- the algW gene encoding Do family serine endopeptidase AlgW: protein MLKALRFFGWPLLAGVLIAILIIQRFPEWVGLPSLDVNLQQAPQTSAVVQGPVTYADAVVIAAPAVVNLYTTKVINKPAHPLFEDPQFRRYFGDNGPKQRRMESSLGSGVIMSPEGYILTNNHVTTGADQIVVALRDGRETLARVVGSDPETDLAVLKIDLKNLPSITLGRSDGLRVGDVALAIGNPFGVGQTVTMGIISATGRNQLGLNSYEDFIQTDAAINPGNSGGALVDANGNLTGINTAIFSKSGGSQGIGFAIPVKLAMEVMKSIIEHGQVIRGWLGIEVQPLTKELAESFGLTGRPGIVVAGIFRDGPAQKAGLQLGDVILSINGEPAGDGRKSMNQVARIKPTDKVTIQVMRNGKEIKLLAEIGLRPPPAPVKEEE from the coding sequence ATGCTCAAGGCACTGCGTTTTTTCGGATGGCCATTACTGGCTGGCGTGCTGATCGCAATACTGATTATTCAGCGTTTCCCCGAATGGGTGGGCTTGCCCAGCCTTGATGTGAACCTGCAACAGGCCCCGCAAACCAGCGCGGTAGTACAAGGCCCGGTGACTTACGCGGACGCGGTGGTTATTGCTGCCCCCGCGGTGGTCAACCTGTACACCACCAAAGTCATCAACAAACCTGCGCATCCGTTATTTGAAGACCCGCAGTTTCGCCGCTATTTCGGCGACAACGGGCCCAAGCAACGGCGCATGGAGTCCAGCCTCGGCTCGGGCGTGATCATGAGCCCGGAAGGCTACATCCTCACCAACAACCACGTGACCACCGGCGCCGACCAGATTGTGGTGGCCCTGCGTGACGGGCGTGAAACCCTGGCCCGCGTGGTGGGCAGCGATCCGGAAACCGATCTGGCCGTCCTGAAGATCGACCTCAAGAACCTGCCGTCCATCACCCTGGGACGCTCCGACGGCCTGCGCGTGGGCGACGTGGCATTAGCCATCGGCAACCCGTTCGGCGTGGGCCAGACCGTCACCATGGGCATCATCAGCGCCACCGGGCGTAACCAGCTGGGCCTGAACAGCTACGAAGACTTTATCCAGACCGATGCGGCGATCAACCCGGGCAACTCCGGCGGCGCGCTGGTGGACGCCAACGGCAACCTGACCGGTATCAACACGGCGATTTTCTCCAAGTCGGGCGGCTCTCAGGGCATCGGTTTTGCGATACCGGTCAAGCTGGCGATGGAAGTGATGAAGTCGATCATCGAGCATGGCCAGGTGATTCGCGGCTGGCTGGGCATTGAAGTGCAACCGCTGACCAAGGAACTGGCTGAGTCGTTCGGCCTGACCGGGCGCCCAGGCATCGTGGTCGCCGGGATCTTCCGCGACGGCCCGGCGCAGAAAGCCGGCCTGCAATTGGGCGACGTGATCCTCAGTATCAATGGCGAACCGGCCGGTGATGGTCGCAAGTCGATGAACCAGGTGGCGCGGATCAAGCCGACCGACAAGGTGACGATCCAGGTGATGCGCAACGGTAAAGAGATCAAGCTGCTGGCGGAAATCGGCCTGCGCCCACCGCCTGCGCCGGTGAAAGAAGAGGAATAA
- the cysN gene encoding sulfate adenylyltransferase subunit CysN → MSHQSDLISEDILAYLGQHERKEMLRFLTCGNVDDGKSTLIGRLLHDSKMIYEDHLEAITRDSKKVGTTGDDIDLALLVDGLQAEREQGITIDVAYRYFSTAKRKFIIADTPGHEQYTRNMATGASTCDLAIILVDARYGVQTQTRRHSFIASLLGIKHIVIAINKMDLNGFDERVFEQIKADYLKFADGIAFKPSTMAFVPMSALKGDNVVNKSERSPWYTGQSLMEILETVEIANDRNYTDLRFPVQYVNRPNLNFRGFAGTLASGIVHKGDEVVVLPSGKSSRVKSIVTFEGELEHAGPGQAVTLTMEDEIDISRGDLLVHADNVPQVTDAFDAMLVWMAEEPMLPGKKYDIKRATSYVPGSITNIVHRVDVNTLAEGPASALQLNEIGRVKVSLDAAIALDGYASNRTTGAFIVIDRLTNGTVAAGMIIAPPVTHGSAAQHGKLAHVSTEERAQRFGQQPATVLFSGLSGAGKSTLAYAVERRLFDMGRAVFVLDGQNLRHDLNKGLPQDRVGRTENWRRAAHVARQFNEAGLLTLAAFVAPDAEGREQAKALIGADRLLTVYVQASPLVCAERDPQGLYAAGGDNIPGESFPYDVPLNADLVIDTQALSLEDSVKQVLELLRQRGAI, encoded by the coding sequence ATGTCGCATCAATCTGATTTGATCAGCGAGGACATCCTCGCTTACCTGGGCCAGCACGAGCGCAAGGAAATGTTGCGCTTCCTGACCTGCGGCAACGTCGACGACGGCAAGAGCACCCTGATCGGGCGCCTGCTGCACGACTCCAAGATGATCTACGAAGATCACCTGGAAGCCATCACCCGCGATTCGAAGAAGGTCGGCACCACCGGTGACGACATCGACCTGGCCTTGCTGGTCGATGGCCTGCAGGCCGAGCGTGAGCAGGGCATCACCATCGATGTCGCCTACCGCTACTTCTCCACCGCCAAGCGCAAATTCATCATCGCCGACACCCCCGGCCATGAGCAGTACACCCGCAACATGGCCACCGGTGCATCCACCTGTGACCTGGCGATCATCCTGGTGGACGCGCGCTACGGCGTGCAGACCCAGACCCGTCGCCACAGCTTCATTGCCTCGTTGCTGGGCATCAAGCACATCGTGATCGCCATCAACAAGATGGACCTCAACGGCTTCGACGAGCGCGTGTTCGAGCAGATCAAGGCCGACTACCTGAAGTTCGCCGATGGCATCGCCTTCAAGCCGAGCACCATGGCGTTCGTGCCGATGTCGGCCCTCAAGGGCGACAACGTGGTGAACAAGAGCGAGCGCTCGCCTTGGTACACCGGCCAGTCCCTGATGGAGATTCTCGAGACTGTCGAGATCGCCAACGATCGCAACTACACCGACCTGCGTTTCCCGGTGCAGTACGTCAACCGTCCGAACCTGAACTTCCGCGGGTTTGCCGGCACCCTGGCCAGCGGCATTGTGCACAAGGGCGACGAAGTCGTGGTGCTGCCGTCGGGCAAGAGCAGCCGCGTCAAATCCATCGTCACCTTCGAAGGTGAACTGGAACACGCAGGCCCCGGCCAGGCCGTGACCCTGACCATGGAAGACGAGATCGACATCTCCCGTGGCGACTTGCTGGTGCATGCCGATAACGTGCCGCAAGTCACCGACGCTTTTGACGCCATGCTGGTGTGGATGGCTGAAGAGCCGATGCTGCCGGGCAAGAAATACGACATCAAGCGTGCCACCAGCTACGTGCCGGGCTCTATCACCAACATCGTGCACCGTGTGGACGTGAACACCCTGGCCGAAGGCCCGGCAAGTGCTCTGCAATTGAACGAGATTGGCCGGGTCAAGGTCAGCCTTGACGCCGCCATTGCGCTGGACGGCTATGCGAGCAACCGCACCACCGGCGCGTTTATCGTCATCGACCGCTTGACCAACGGCACCGTGGCCGCAGGCATGATCATCGCACCGCCCGTGACCCACGGCAGTGCGGCGCAGCATGGCAAGTTGGCCCACGTGTCCACCGAAGAGCGCGCGCAGCGTTTCGGTCAGCAGCCTGCCACCGTGTTGTTCAGCGGCCTGTCAGGCGCAGGTAAAAGCACCTTGGCCTACGCGGTTGAGCGCAGGCTGTTCGACATGGGCCGTGCAGTGTTCGTACTGGATGGCCAGAACCTGCGTCACGACCTCAACAAAGGCCTGCCGCAGGACCGTGTCGGGCGTACCGAGAACTGGCGTCGTGCGGCGCATGTCGCGCGCCAGTTCAACGAAGCCGGCCTGCTGACCCTGGCCGCGTTCGTTGCACCGGACGCCGAAGGGCGTGAACAGGCCAAGGCGCTGATCGGTGCCGATCGCTTGCTGACGGTCTACGTGCAGGCATCGCCGCTGGTGTGCGCTGAGCGTGATCCGCAAGGGTTGTACGCGGCGGGTGGGGATAATATCCCGGGCGAGTCGTTCCCTTACGACGTGCCGTTGAATGCCGACCTGGTGATCGACACCCAGGCACTGTCCCTGGAAGACAGCGTCAAGCAAGTGCTGGAGCTGTTGCGTCAGCGCGGCGCGATCTAA